In Marinomonas posidonica IVIA-Po-181, a single window of DNA contains:
- the phoB gene encoding phosphate regulon transcriptional regulator PhoB, protein MTGKKVLIIDDESSIREMIAIALEMAGYEYMEAENIQQAHEIIVDHRPDLILVDWMMPGGSGIELTRRIKKDSTTAEIPVIMLTAKSEEDNKIQGLEVGADDYITKPFSPRELVARLKAVLRRATPQGIDEPIEVEGLTLDPISQRVTIGARPLDMGPTEYRLLKFLMTHQERAYSRAQLLDQVWGGNVYVEERTVDVHIRRLRKAIGDTHDFLIQTVRGTGYRFSAKRSV, encoded by the coding sequence GTGACCGGTAAAAAAGTTTTAATTATTGATGATGAATCTTCCATTCGCGAGATGATTGCGATTGCCTTAGAGATGGCTGGCTATGAGTACATGGAAGCCGAAAATATTCAGCAAGCTCACGAAATTATCGTGGACCATCGACCAGATTTGATCTTGGTTGATTGGATGATGCCTGGTGGTAGTGGTATCGAGTTAACTCGCCGCATCAAGAAAGACAGCACGACAGCCGAAATTCCGGTTATCATGCTGACGGCCAAAAGCGAAGAAGACAACAAAATTCAAGGCTTAGAAGTCGGGGCGGATGACTACATCACCAAACCTTTTTCGCCGCGCGAACTCGTTGCTCGTCTCAAAGCGGTATTACGCCGAGCCACACCACAAGGCATAGATGAACCAATCGAAGTGGAAGGCCTCACTCTGGACCCAATTAGCCAACGAGTCACCATTGGTGCCCGTCCGCTAGACATGGGACCAACAGAATATCGTTTACTCAAGTTTTTAATGACTCACCAAGAACGAGCCTATTCAAGAGCACAGCTGTTGGATCAAGTATGGGGAGGCAATGTGTATGTCGAAGAACGTACCGTTGATGTACACATTCGTCGTCTGCGCAAGGCCATTGGCGACACTCATGACTTCTTGATTCAAACCGTGCGAGGCACAGGCTACCGTTTCTCAGCAAAAAGGTCAGTATGA
- a CDS encoding amino acid ABC transporter permease encodes MAIEFKPSPSLPPPVNSVGAVAWVRHNLLSSPLNVFLTLFSFYILYLLIPPVIEWGIVGATFSGASKADCTGDGACWAFVGVYFEQFMYGLYPSEETWRINLTLILLVILLGTYAVKTVNKLYLSLVILVVYPVIAYFLFSGGVFGLEVVETSLWGGLFLTTLLGVVGIVASFPLGVLLALGRQSKMPIAKSVCIVFIETIRAVPLITILFMASVMIPLFLPEGMNFNKLLRVLIGITLFSAAYMAEVIRGGLQAIPKGQYEAADAMGLTYWQSMILVILPQALKLVIPGIVNTFIGLFKDTTLVYIVGMFDLLGRIQAATHDANWLGMTIEGYAFAGFIYWAACFGMSRYSMRIERKLETGHKRN; translated from the coding sequence ATGGCTATTGAATTCAAACCATCACCAAGCCTTCCACCACCAGTGAATTCTGTTGGTGCGGTGGCGTGGGTTCGTCACAATTTATTGTCGTCCCCACTGAACGTATTTTTAACCCTGTTTAGCTTTTATATTTTATATTTGCTGATCCCACCCGTTATCGAATGGGGCATTGTCGGAGCAACCTTTTCGGGTGCATCAAAAGCCGACTGTACTGGTGACGGTGCTTGCTGGGCATTCGTTGGGGTCTATTTTGAACAGTTTATGTATGGACTGTACCCATCAGAAGAAACATGGCGCATTAACTTAACCTTGATTCTATTGGTGATTCTATTAGGTACATACGCTGTTAAAACAGTGAATAAACTATACTTATCCCTAGTGATTTTGGTGGTTTATCCTGTTATTGCTTACTTCCTGTTTTCAGGTGGCGTATTTGGTCTAGAAGTCGTTGAAACGTCTTTGTGGGGTGGCTTGTTCTTAACCACTCTGTTAGGCGTCGTCGGCATTGTGGCTTCCTTTCCTCTTGGGGTTTTGTTGGCGCTTGGTCGTCAATCCAAAATGCCAATAGCAAAGTCGGTTTGTATCGTCTTCATTGAAACGATTCGAGCGGTGCCGCTGATTACCATCCTGTTTATGGCATCCGTAATGATTCCTCTGTTCTTGCCTGAAGGTATGAACTTCAACAAGTTATTACGAGTTCTGATCGGTATTACCTTGTTCTCAGCAGCCTATATGGCCGAAGTTATTCGTGGTGGCTTACAAGCTATCCCGAAAGGTCAATATGAAGCCGCTGATGCGATGGGATTAACTTACTGGCAGTCGATGATCTTGGTCATCTTGCCGCAAGCATTAAAATTAGTCATTCCAGGAATCGTCAACACATTCATTGGTTTATTTAAAGACACCACACTGGTTTACATTGTGGGAATGTTTGATCTACTCGGTCGTATCCAAGCCGCAACTCATGATGCTAACTGGCTCGGAATGACCATTGAAGGATATGCCTTTGCCGGTTTTATTTATTGGGCTGCATGTTTTGGCATGTCTCGCTACAGTATGAGAATCGAGCGTAAATTAGAAACTGGGCACAAGCGAAATTAG
- a CDS encoding amino acid ABC transporter permease — translation MSDKNSSSIKNFLNDAGNRALIFQVVLLAVVVFVGYYLFTNLQANLANQGISTGFAFLNQPAGFPVLIHLIEYTEANTYGRAFVVALINTVVISLMGIALATIIGVVMGLARLSNNWLVARLATVYVETLRNIPLLLQMFFWYFAVLATLPIPKNSIIFGDFFLNKRGIYSPNPITQDGFGIVIAGFILSIIASIALVVWAKKRQTRTGLWFPAYWASFGTIIGITFLALVVSGFPIEFDLPQKSRFNVTGGMVLPPEFVAVLVALSTYTGAFIAEIVRAGILSVNWGQTEAARSLGLKDSLTQRLIVLPQALRVIIPPLTSQFLNLAKNSSLGAAIAYPELVAVVMGTTLNQTGQAIENIGLCMLVYGTLSLSISMFMNWYNKKMSLIER, via the coding sequence ATGAGCGATAAAAATAGTTCAAGTATTAAAAATTTTTTGAATGATGCAGGCAATCGAGCCCTCATTTTTCAAGTTGTGCTTCTAGCCGTGGTGGTTTTCGTAGGTTATTACTTATTTACTAACTTACAAGCCAACCTGGCAAATCAAGGTATTTCGACTGGTTTTGCATTTTTAAATCAACCAGCTGGATTTCCCGTTCTTATTCACCTAATTGAGTATACCGAGGCCAACACCTACGGAAGAGCATTTGTTGTTGCTCTGATTAATACCGTTGTAATCTCTTTAATGGGGATCGCGTTGGCGACTATTATTGGTGTTGTGATGGGCTTAGCCCGTCTTTCTAATAACTGGTTGGTCGCACGATTAGCAACAGTTTACGTTGAAACATTACGTAATATCCCTTTATTGCTACAAATGTTTTTCTGGTATTTTGCGGTTCTAGCAACCTTGCCTATACCTAAGAACAGCATCATTTTTGGTGATTTCTTCTTAAACAAACGTGGTATCTATTCTCCCAACCCAATCACCCAAGACGGGTTTGGCATTGTGATCGCAGGTTTTATCCTATCCATCATTGCATCCATTGCTTTGGTTGTTTGGGCTAAAAAGCGTCAAACCAGAACAGGACTCTGGTTTCCAGCTTATTGGGCGTCTTTCGGCACCATCATAGGAATTACCTTCCTAGCATTAGTGGTTTCTGGATTCCCTATTGAGTTTGACCTGCCACAAAAGAGTCGTTTTAACGTCACAGGGGGCATGGTTCTTCCACCCGAGTTTGTGGCGGTATTAGTGGCACTGTCTACTTATACAGGCGCCTTCATTGCTGAGATCGTTCGTGCAGGCATATTGTCCGTAAACTGGGGACAAACCGAAGCGGCGCGTTCTTTAGGCCTAAAAGACAGCCTAACGCAGCGCTTAATTGTCTTGCCTCAAGCATTGCGAGTGATTATTCCACCTCTTACTAGCCAATTTCTAAACTTAGCGAAAAACTCATCATTGGGTGCGGCTATCGCTTACCCTGAATTGGTAGCTGTTGTTATGGGTACGACGCTGAACCAAACAGGTCAAGCCATTGAGAACATCGGTCTATGTATGTTGGTTTACGGTACATTGAGCTTATCTATCTCAATGTTTATGAACTGGTATAACAAAAAAATGTCACTAATAGAGCGCTAG
- a CDS encoding chorismate--pyruvate lyase family protein: MTRLNALVTKQFDYRWQPAHCVSKTKVPKYLWHWLTTDKSLTSKLQCIGQLSVEVIEDKWGTASLRERCKLKLKPREAVRVRTVLLKLDGQTVIYARSIIPARSLLGHWRQVPHLKNKPLGGYLFQHRTLTRSPIEITELPAAMFPDQPHCVWARRSVFHQYGAGILVNEAIFDTISHFKSPFGLL; the protein is encoded by the coding sequence ATGACTCGTCTTAACGCGCTTGTTACCAAGCAATTTGACTACCGTTGGCAACCCGCTCATTGTGTTAGTAAAACCAAAGTACCTAAATATTTATGGCATTGGCTGACCACAGATAAGTCATTAACCAGTAAATTACAGTGCATTGGCCAACTCAGTGTTGAGGTGATTGAGGATAAGTGGGGCACGGCCAGCCTCCGAGAAAGGTGCAAGCTCAAATTAAAGCCAAGAGAAGCAGTACGCGTCCGAACAGTCCTATTAAAGTTGGATGGACAAACCGTCATCTACGCTCGATCCATTATTCCCGCCCGCTCATTACTCGGACACTGGCGTCAAGTACCTCATTTAAAGAACAAACCATTAGGCGGTTACCTTTTCCAGCATCGCACCCTCACCCGCAGCCCGATTGAAATCACGGAATTACCTGCGGCTATGTTCCCAGATCAACCTCATTGTGTTTGGGCAAGACGCTCCGTATTTCATCAATACGGTGCTGGGATCTTGGTAAATGAAGCGATCTTTGACACAATCTCTCATTTCAAATCGCCCTTTGGATTGCTATGA
- the lrp gene encoding leucine-responsive transcriptional regulator Lrp yields the protein MDNSTKPLDRLDKKILRELQINGRLSNVELASRVGLSATPCLERVRRLERNGYITGYCALVNPKKVDAGLLVFVEIRLKTTSPEGFNEFKTAVSEIPEILECHLIAGDFEYLLKARVSNMDSYRLLLGETLLTLPHVRESRTYVAMEEVKSTTVVNIP from the coding sequence ATGGATAACTCAACAAAACCACTTGATCGATTGGACAAAAAAATTCTACGTGAGTTACAAATAAACGGTCGTTTATCCAATGTGGAGTTGGCGAGTCGTGTTGGTTTGAGTGCGACTCCTTGCTTGGAACGTGTTCGTCGATTGGAGCGAAATGGCTATATTACTGGCTATTGCGCTCTGGTCAATCCGAAAAAAGTGGATGCGGGTTTATTGGTGTTTGTTGAGATCAGACTGAAAACCACTTCCCCTGAAGGCTTTAATGAATTCAAAACCGCTGTTTCTGAAATCCCAGAAATTTTAGAGTGTCACTTGATTGCAGGGGATTTTGAATATTTATTGAAAGCACGTGTATCGAATATGGACTCTTATCGATTGTTACTGGGTGAAACCTTGCTGACCTTACCTCATGTGCGTGAGTCTCGAACTTATGTGGCGATGGAAGAAGTGAAGAGCACCACGGTCGTCAATATCCCTTAA
- the ubiA gene encoding 4-hydroxybenzoate octaprenyltransferase, which produces MNKLKDYAELTRFNRPIGSLLLMWPTLWALWLAADGQPDWSLLVIFVLGVFSMRSAGCVINDYADRKVDGHVDRTKNRPLPSGRVSEKEALALFAGLSMLSFFLVLLTDLQTILLSFVGLGLAALYPFMKRYTHLPQLFLGLAFSWAIPMAYSAQGGSLSDPILWMLFLANCFWTIAYDTYYAMTDRPDDLKVGIKSTAILFGQSDLMVIVCLQALTLSLLTWIGFFATLGWPYFLALSICIWLFYKQYQQAKDRDRQACFRSFLENNRIGCCVFIGLVISYFA; this is translated from the coding sequence ATGAACAAGCTAAAAGATTACGCCGAACTCACCCGCTTTAATCGCCCGATCGGATCATTACTCTTAATGTGGCCTACCTTATGGGCTCTTTGGCTCGCGGCGGATGGTCAGCCGGACTGGTCTCTGTTGGTGATTTTCGTCTTAGGGGTATTTAGCATGCGATCAGCAGGCTGCGTAATCAATGATTATGCGGATCGAAAAGTGGATGGCCATGTTGATCGAACAAAGAACCGCCCGCTTCCCTCTGGTCGAGTATCAGAGAAAGAAGCCCTAGCTCTGTTTGCTGGCTTATCCATGCTCAGCTTCTTTTTGGTGTTATTAACGGACCTGCAAACCATATTACTGTCATTCGTCGGTTTGGGGTTAGCGGCTCTGTACCCATTTATGAAACGCTATACCCATCTGCCTCAACTTTTTCTCGGTCTTGCCTTTTCTTGGGCCATTCCTATGGCTTACAGTGCTCAAGGGGGCAGTTTAAGCGACCCGATTCTATGGATGCTGTTTCTCGCAAATTGCTTCTGGACCATCGCTTATGACACTTACTATGCAATGACAGACCGACCTGACGACTTAAAAGTCGGCATCAAATCTACCGCTATCCTTTTCGGTCAGTCCGACCTCATGGTCATTGTGTGTTTACAAGCTTTAACCTTATCCCTTTTGACATGGATCGGCTTCTTCGCCACACTAGGCTGGCCCTATTTTCTGGCTTTGTCTATTTGTATCTGGTTGTTTTATAAGCAATACCAACAAGCGAAGGACAGAGACAGGCAAGCTTGTTTTCGCTCTTTTCTCGAAAATAACCGCATTGGCTGCTGTGTCTTTATCGGTTTAGTTATCAGCTATTTTGCTTAA
- a CDS encoding amino acid ABC transporter substrate-binding protein: MKSNVGKLLSTAAIAATISTGAAAATLDDVKAKGFIQCGVSQGVPGFSNADVNGNWTGIDVDACRATAAAIFGDAQAVKFTPLSAKERFTALQSGEIDMLSRNTTWTYTRDTSLGLDFTAVNFYDGQGFMARKDLGVESALDLDGATVCTEQGTTTELNMADFFRKHKMNYVPVIVQKADEALAAYASGRCDVFTTDKSGLAAHRSKLADPSAHVILAETISKEPLGPVVRHGDNQWKDIVTWAMFVQVNAEEMGISSKNVAKIKSESNDPGIRRLLGAEGNMGESLGLGADWAYNIIAEVGNYGEVFERNVGPNTPVGLPRGINNLWTEGGVMYAPPVR, translated from the coding sequence ATGAAATCCAATGTAGGTAAATTACTGTCTACTGCTGCTATTGCTGCAACAATCAGCACTGGTGCAGCCGCTGCTACCTTAGATGACGTAAAAGCAAAAGGCTTCATCCAATGTGGTGTGAGCCAAGGTGTTCCTGGTTTCTCTAATGCAGATGTAAACGGTAACTGGACAGGTATCGACGTTGATGCTTGTCGCGCTACTGCTGCTGCCATCTTTGGTGATGCACAAGCCGTTAAATTCACTCCTCTTTCTGCAAAAGAACGTTTCACTGCCCTTCAGTCTGGCGAGATTGACATGCTGTCTCGTAACACGACTTGGACTTACACTCGTGATACGTCTCTAGGTCTAGATTTTACTGCGGTAAACTTCTATGACGGTCAAGGTTTCATGGCTCGTAAAGATCTAGGCGTTGAATCTGCTCTGGATCTTGACGGTGCAACCGTTTGTACTGAACAAGGTACAACCACTGAATTGAACATGGCGGATTTCTTCCGTAAGCATAAAATGAACTATGTTCCTGTTATCGTACAGAAAGCGGACGAAGCACTAGCAGCATACGCTTCTGGTCGTTGTGACGTTTTCACAACAGATAAATCAGGTCTTGCGGCTCACCGTTCTAAACTTGCGGATCCAAGCGCTCACGTTATCCTTGCAGAAACGATCTCTAAAGAGCCTCTAGGTCCTGTTGTTCGTCACGGCGACAACCAATGGAAAGACATCGTAACTTGGGCTATGTTCGTTCAGGTAAACGCTGAAGAAATGGGCATCAGCTCTAAAAACGTTGCTAAAATCAAGTCTGAGTCAAACGATCCAGGTATCCGTCGTCTACTAGGCGCTGAAGGTAACATGGGTGAGTCTCTAGGACTTGGGGCTGATTGGGCTTACAACATCATCGCTGAAGTAGGTAACTACGGTGAAGTGTTTGAGCGTAACGTAGGGCCAAATACACCTGTCGGTCTTCCACGTGGTATTAACAATCTATGGACTGAAGGTGGTGTTATGTACGCGCCACCAGTACGTTAA
- a CDS encoding amino acid ABC transporter ATP-binding protein — protein MTNTNMARAQLAQGEEAIIEFNDVNKWYGDFHVLKNINFSIKKGERIVVCGPSGSGKSTMTRCINRLEEHQKGTILVDGVEMNDNLKNIEAIRKDVGMVFQHFNLFPHLSILENLTLAPIWVRKMPKKQAEEMAMHYLERVKIANQALKYPGQLSGGQQQRVAIARGLCMQPRIMLFDEPTSALDPEMIKEVLDVMVQLAEEGMTMVCVTHEMGFAKTVADRVVFMDAGEIVEANKPNEFFDNPQHDRTQMFLSQILNH, from the coding sequence ATGACAAATACCAATATGGCCCGTGCCCAACTAGCGCAGGGCGAAGAAGCAATTATCGAGTTTAATGATGTTAATAAATGGTACGGTGACTTTCACGTACTAAAAAACATCAACTTCAGCATAAAGAAAGGCGAGCGTATCGTTGTTTGTGGGCCTTCTGGTTCAGGCAAGTCCACCATGACACGTTGCATAAACCGCTTGGAAGAACACCAGAAAGGTACGATTCTAGTCGATGGCGTCGAAATGAACGACAACTTGAAGAACATCGAAGCGATCCGTAAGGACGTTGGTATGGTGTTCCAACACTTCAATTTGTTCCCGCATTTGAGCATTCTAGAGAACCTAACCTTGGCACCAATCTGGGTTCGTAAAATGCCGAAGAAACAAGCCGAAGAAATGGCCATGCATTACTTGGAACGTGTGAAAATCGCTAACCAAGCCTTAAAGTATCCAGGCCAGCTTTCTGGTGGTCAGCAACAACGTGTAGCGATTGCACGTGGCTTGTGCATGCAACCACGTATCATGTTGTTTGATGAACCCACTTCAGCACTTGATCCAGAAATGATCAAAGAAGTATTGGACGTTATGGTTCAGTTAGCAGAAGAAGGCATGACCATGGTTTGTGTTACTCACGAAATGGGCTTCGCGAAAACCGTTGCTGACCGAGTGGTATTCATGGACGCGGGTGAAATTGTTGAAGCCAACAAACCAAACGAGTTCTTTGACAATCCACAGCATGATCGTACTCAGATGTTCTTAAGCCAGATTTTGAATCACTGA
- the recG gene encoding ATP-dependent DNA helicase RecG, with protein MIDGLDTQDVRELKGVGEAMAEKLAKMHLHTVQDLLFHLPIRYQDRTRIVPIGQLGFGDEAVIEGQVISCEVKMGKRRSLLCRLKDHSGSVCLRFFHFSAAQKKQLESGNRVRCFGEIRRGSAGFEMYHPEYKLIEENAAPLESSQLTPIYPLTEGLTQTKIRQLCEQALERLTPYNLQEWLPDELRNQFSLPSLNEAIQFLHHPSRDADLESLKQGHHPAQYRLSFEELMAHQLSLIGKRVKAKQDKSVKVSEAGALSEQLLAQLPFTPTQAQQRVFSEILKDLSTGHPMLRLVQGDVGSGKTLVAALAAAAVVQAGYQVAVMAPTEILAEQHYANFTQWFQPLGLQVAWMTGKLKGKTREQELKLIASGQAQIVVGTHALFQETVEFDRLALAIIDEQHRFGVHQRMALREKGMKQGVQPHQLIMTATPIPRTLAMSAYADLDCSIIDELPPGRTPVNTIVVSDQRRQEVIERVKSACQEGKQAYWVCTLIEESEALQCQAAEDTALLLQEQLFGLRIGLVHGRLKAQEKADIMAQFKAGEIQLLVATTVIEVGVDVPNASLMVIENPERLGLAQLHQLRGRVGRGQAASHCVLLYKAPLGQQGKARLSTMRETSDGFKIAEKDLELRGPGELLGTRQTGLWEFKVADLQRDKALLDDVQRAAGLLHQNFPDHIPPLLSRWLPNHDQYLNV; from the coding sequence ATGATAGATGGATTAGACACACAGGATGTCCGAGAATTAAAAGGCGTGGGAGAGGCAATGGCGGAGAAACTCGCTAAAATGCATCTTCATACCGTACAGGATTTGCTCTTCCATCTTCCCATTCGCTATCAAGATAGGACCCGGATTGTGCCCATTGGGCAACTTGGGTTTGGTGACGAAGCGGTCATTGAAGGCCAAGTCATAAGCTGCGAAGTCAAAATGGGCAAGAGGCGCAGTTTATTATGTCGCCTCAAAGATCACTCTGGCAGTGTCTGTCTCCGCTTCTTTCACTTTTCAGCCGCGCAAAAAAAGCAGCTGGAATCCGGTAATCGAGTACGCTGTTTTGGCGAAATTCGTCGTGGGAGTGCCGGTTTTGAAATGTACCACCCTGAATATAAACTGATTGAAGAGAATGCCGCGCCTCTAGAATCGTCTCAACTAACGCCTATTTACCCACTGACGGAAGGTTTGACCCAAACCAAAATTCGGCAACTATGTGAACAAGCATTAGAGCGGCTTACACCTTACAACTTGCAAGAATGGTTACCTGACGAGCTGCGTAACCAATTTAGTTTACCTTCTCTGAATGAGGCCATTCAATTTCTGCATCATCCGTCACGAGATGCAGATCTGGAATCGCTCAAGCAAGGACATCATCCTGCACAATATCGATTGTCGTTCGAAGAGTTAATGGCACATCAGTTATCTTTAATTGGTAAGCGGGTAAAAGCCAAACAAGACAAGAGTGTCAAAGTCTCCGAGGCTGGGGCGCTTAGCGAACAACTGTTAGCACAATTACCTTTCACGCCCACTCAAGCCCAGCAGCGCGTATTCAGTGAAATCCTTAAGGATTTATCGACGGGGCACCCCATGCTACGTCTTGTACAAGGCGACGTGGGGTCAGGTAAAACACTCGTAGCAGCCCTAGCGGCGGCGGCTGTAGTGCAAGCCGGTTACCAAGTGGCCGTGATGGCGCCAACTGAAATTCTTGCTGAGCAACATTATGCGAACTTCACTCAGTGGTTTCAGCCACTCGGCTTACAGGTCGCTTGGATGACCGGCAAACTCAAGGGCAAAACCCGAGAACAAGAGCTCAAGCTCATTGCCTCAGGGCAAGCACAGATTGTGGTCGGTACCCACGCGTTATTTCAAGAAACCGTTGAGTTTGACCGTTTAGCGCTGGCCATCATAGATGAACAGCATAGATTCGGGGTACATCAACGCATGGCCTTGCGAGAAAAAGGCATGAAACAAGGCGTTCAGCCTCACCAGCTCATCATGACAGCGACGCCCATTCCTCGGACACTGGCCATGTCAGCTTATGCCGATTTGGATTGTTCTATTATCGATGAACTCCCGCCTGGTCGCACGCCCGTCAACACCATAGTCGTGTCGGATCAACGTCGCCAAGAAGTGATTGAACGAGTAAAAAGCGCCTGTCAGGAGGGCAAACAGGCTTACTGGGTATGTACTTTAATTGAAGAGTCCGAAGCCCTACAATGCCAAGCCGCCGAAGATACTGCTTTGCTATTGCAAGAGCAGTTGTTTGGTTTGCGCATTGGTCTAGTTCATGGTCGCTTAAAAGCACAAGAAAAAGCCGATATTATGGCGCAATTTAAAGCAGGCGAAATTCAACTGCTCGTCGCCACCACCGTTATTGAAGTGGGTGTGGACGTACCAAATGCCAGCTTGATGGTTATTGAAAATCCAGAACGCCTCGGTTTGGCTCAGCTGCATCAATTGCGAGGCCGTGTTGGACGAGGACAAGCTGCCAGTCATTGCGTCCTGCTCTACAAAGCCCCTCTTGGACAACAGGGTAAAGCACGCTTATCGACTATGAGAGAAACCAGTGATGGTTTCAAAATCGCGGAAAAGGATTTAGAGCTAAGAGGGCCAGGAGAGCTTTTAGGCACCCGACAAACAGGTTTATGGGAGTTCAAAGTAGCCGATTTGCAGAGAGATAAAGCCTTGTTAGACGATGTGCAACGTGCCGCAGGATTATTGCATCAGAACTTCCCTGATCACATACCACCTTTATTAAGCAGATGGCTGCCGAATCATGACCAATATTTAAATGTCTGA
- a CDS encoding HDOD domain-containing protein encodes MEISAEQQPYKRLRVVHLADHTGRLQVIFPEQHMLDIAAVSRITKRRFEPITNFNSEGDPLIKPNSVSSIIESSLLAEPKVLIRLKSDGPYHDISSDELKTMFSGPLNRFEDISLDIDKIKRPTDNHENDEEQILEALGRFQSIRLKQRLEETLEIPPLPASSHRIIRLSADQTAGTDELCEVIALDPSLAAQVISWASSPYYGAPGTIESVEDAIIRVLGFDMVMNLALGLSMGNAFHAPDNGPRHYENFWLDSVSNAVLMETLVKAMPNEKRPKLGHAYLSGLLQNFGYLAISSILPPHFSILSRYYEANAHLPSELIEMQILHFTKEQLGSWLLRYWSLPDNIWTAIRYSKKPHYYGEHATLAKLLYVSHQLRNGLDIDLSVLVEVGLDIEQAEACREQMYQSSHELHKMVSLINTMNA; translated from the coding sequence ATGGAAATATCAGCCGAACAACAGCCCTATAAGCGACTGCGAGTGGTACACCTAGCAGACCATACAGGCCGTTTGCAGGTAATTTTTCCTGAACAACATATGTTAGACATTGCCGCGGTTTCTCGAATTACCAAGCGACGCTTCGAACCCATCACTAACTTCAATAGTGAGGGTGACCCACTGATCAAACCCAATAGTGTGTCGAGCATCATAGAATCCAGCCTATTAGCCGAACCTAAAGTACTGATCCGATTAAAGTCGGACGGCCCGTATCATGACATCAGCTCAGATGAATTGAAAACCATGTTTAGCGGTCCGTTAAATCGCTTCGAAGACATTTCTCTAGACATCGACAAGATCAAACGACCAACCGATAACCATGAAAATGATGAAGAACAAATACTAGAAGCTCTTGGCCGTTTTCAATCGATTCGCCTCAAACAACGTCTTGAAGAAACATTAGAAATTCCGCCGTTACCCGCCTCTTCACATCGTATTATTCGTTTGTCTGCGGATCAAACCGCTGGCACGGATGAATTGTGCGAGGTGATTGCACTGGACCCAAGTTTAGCGGCGCAGGTTATCAGTTGGGCTTCCTCTCCTTATTATGGCGCTCCTGGAACGATTGAGTCAGTCGAAGACGCCATCATTCGAGTGTTGGGGTTTGATATGGTGATGAACCTAGCATTGGGCTTATCTATGGGTAATGCCTTCCACGCACCCGACAATGGCCCAAGACATTATGAAAATTTTTGGCTGGATTCGGTTTCCAATGCCGTATTAATGGAAACCTTAGTAAAAGCCATGCCCAATGAAAAACGTCCTAAACTTGGCCATGCTTATCTTTCCGGACTTTTGCAAAACTTCGGTTATTTGGCCATCAGTAGCATTTTACCACCACATTTCTCAATCTTATCTCGATATTATGAAGCCAATGCTCACTTACCCAGCGAACTGATCGAAATGCAAATCCTACATTTCACCAAAGAGCAGCTAGGTTCTTGGCTATTACGTTATTGGAGCTTACCAGACAACATTTGGACAGCCATTCGCTACAGTAAAAAGCCACACTATTATGGTGAGCATGCTACTTTAGCCAAACTTCTCTATGTTTCTCACCAACTTCGTAATGGCTTGGATATAGATCTCTCGGTATTGGTCGAAGTGGGCTTAGACATAGAACAGGCTGAGGCTTGCCGAGAACAGATGTACCAGTCTTCTCATGAGTTGCATAAAATGGTCTCCCTTATCAATACAATGAATGCCTAA